A DNA window from Jaculus jaculus isolate mJacJac1 chromosome 1, mJacJac1.mat.Y.cur, whole genome shotgun sequence contains the following coding sequences:
- the LOC101601386 gene encoding cytochrome c oxidase assembly protein COX15 homolog isoform X2 — MALQSGRGTVSLPSKAAERAVGQWLLVCSGTVAGAVILGGVTRLTESGLSMVDWHLIREMKPPTSQEEWEAEFQKYQQFPEFKILNHDMTLAEFKFIWYMEYSHRMWGRIVGLAYILPGAYFWRKGWLSRGMKGRVLALCGLVCFQGLLGWYMVKSGLEEKPESYDIPRVSQYRLAAHLGSALVLYCASLWTSLSLLLPQHKLPETRQLLWLRRFAGGTAGLVFITALSGAFVAGLDAGLVYNSFPKMGESWIPEDLFTFSPILKNVFENPTMVQFDHRILGVTSVTAITVLYFLSRRIPLPRRTKMAAATLLALAYAQVTLGISTLLMYVPTPLAATHQSGSLALLSGALWLMNELRRVPK, encoded by the exons ATGGCATTGCAGTCTGGTAGAGGTACAGTGTCCCTTCCTTCAAAGGCAGCTGAGCGGGCAGTGGGCCAATGGCTGCTGGTGTGCAGTGGAACAGTAGCTGGAGCCGTAATTCTTGGAGGAGTTACCAG GTTGACAGAGTCTGGCCTCTCGATGGTAGATTGGCATTTAATAAGGGAGATGAAACCACCCACAAGCCAAGAGGAATGGGAAGCAGAATTCCAAAAATACCAGCAGTTTCCAGAATTTAAAAT CTTGAATCATGATATGACACTGGCAGAATTCAAGTTCATCTGGTACATGGAATATTCACACCGAATGTGGGGTCGCATTGTAGGCCTTGCATACATCCTGCCCGGTGCCTACTTCTGGAGAAAGGGTTGGCTCAGCCGTGGCATGAAAGGACGTGTTCTTGCCCTCTGTGGCTTAGTCTGTTTCCAG GGTCTCTTAGGGTGGTATATGGTTAAGAGTGGATTAGAAGAAAAACCAGAGTCCTATGACATCCCTCGGGTCAGTCAGTATCGCCTCGCTGCCCATCTGGGATCAGCTCTTGTTCTTTATTGTGCCAGCCTGTGGACCTCACTCTCACTGCTGCTCCCTCAGCACAAG ttGCCTGAGACACGCCAACTCCTGTGGTTAAGACGATTTGCTGGTGGAACGGCAGGTCTAGTGTTCATCACAGCTCTCTCAG GAGCTTTTGTGGCAGGGCTGGATGCTGGGCTTGTTTACAACTCCTTCCCCAAAATGGGAGAATCTTGGATCCCAGAGGACCTCTTTACTTTTTCCCCCATCTTGAAGAATGTTTTTGAGAATCCTACCATGGTGCAGTTTGATCACCGGATTCTG GGAGTCACTTCCGTCACTGCCATTACAGTGCTCTATTTCCTCTCCCGAAGAATCCCCCTTCCTCGAAGAACCAAGATGGCAGCAGCTACCCTGCTGGCTTTGGCATATGCACAG GTGACCTTGGGCATTAGCACTCTGCTTATGTATGTCCCAActcctctggctgccacacacCAATCAGGCTCCTTGGCTCTGCTCAGTGGAGCCCTTTGGCTCATGAATGAACTCCGAAGAGTCCCAAAGTAA
- the LOC101601386 gene encoding cytochrome c oxidase assembly protein COX15 homolog isoform X1, whose translation MRRLLLPPLKALVGSRCAGFLVPRAAPRAQCGCSYVGRRPLRSGQYSTITDMALQSGRGTVSLPSKAAERAVGQWLLVCSGTVAGAVILGGVTRLTESGLSMVDWHLIREMKPPTSQEEWEAEFQKYQQFPEFKILNHDMTLAEFKFIWYMEYSHRMWGRIVGLAYILPGAYFWRKGWLSRGMKGRVLALCGLVCFQGLLGWYMVKSGLEEKPESYDIPRVSQYRLAAHLGSALVLYCASLWTSLSLLLPQHKLPETRQLLWLRRFAGGTAGLVFITALSGAFVAGLDAGLVYNSFPKMGESWIPEDLFTFSPILKNVFENPTMVQFDHRILGVTSVTAITVLYFLSRRIPLPRRTKMAAATLLALAYAQVTLGISTLLMYVPTPLAATHQSGSLALLSGALWLMNELRRVPK comes from the exons ATGCGACGGTTGCTCCTTCCGCCCTTGAAGGCCTTGGTAGGGAGCCGGTGTGCAGGATTCCTGGTTCCCAGGGCGGCGCCCAGAGCACAG TGTGGTTGCAGCTATGTTGGCAGGCGGCCTCTGAGGTCAGGGCAATACAGCACCATCACGGACATGGCATTGCAGTCTGGTAGAGGTACAGTGTCCCTTCCTTCAAAGGCAGCTGAGCGGGCAGTGGGCCAATGGCTGCTGGTGTGCAGTGGAACAGTAGCTGGAGCCGTAATTCTTGGAGGAGTTACCAG GTTGACAGAGTCTGGCCTCTCGATGGTAGATTGGCATTTAATAAGGGAGATGAAACCACCCACAAGCCAAGAGGAATGGGAAGCAGAATTCCAAAAATACCAGCAGTTTCCAGAATTTAAAAT CTTGAATCATGATATGACACTGGCAGAATTCAAGTTCATCTGGTACATGGAATATTCACACCGAATGTGGGGTCGCATTGTAGGCCTTGCATACATCCTGCCCGGTGCCTACTTCTGGAGAAAGGGTTGGCTCAGCCGTGGCATGAAAGGACGTGTTCTTGCCCTCTGTGGCTTAGTCTGTTTCCAG GGTCTCTTAGGGTGGTATATGGTTAAGAGTGGATTAGAAGAAAAACCAGAGTCCTATGACATCCCTCGGGTCAGTCAGTATCGCCTCGCTGCCCATCTGGGATCAGCTCTTGTTCTTTATTGTGCCAGCCTGTGGACCTCACTCTCACTGCTGCTCCCTCAGCACAAG ttGCCTGAGACACGCCAACTCCTGTGGTTAAGACGATTTGCTGGTGGAACGGCAGGTCTAGTGTTCATCACAGCTCTCTCAG GAGCTTTTGTGGCAGGGCTGGATGCTGGGCTTGTTTACAACTCCTTCCCCAAAATGGGAGAATCTTGGATCCCAGAGGACCTCTTTACTTTTTCCCCCATCTTGAAGAATGTTTTTGAGAATCCTACCATGGTGCAGTTTGATCACCGGATTCTG GGAGTCACTTCCGTCACTGCCATTACAGTGCTCTATTTCCTCTCCCGAAGAATCCCCCTTCCTCGAAGAACCAAGATGGCAGCAGCTACCCTGCTGGCTTTGGCATATGCACAG GTGACCTTGGGCATTAGCACTCTGCTTATGTATGTCCCAActcctctggctgccacacacCAATCAGGCTCCTTGGCTCTGCTCAGTGGAGCCCTTTGGCTCATGAATGAACTCCGAAGAGTCCCAAAGTAA
- the LOC123461695 gene encoding translation machinery-associated protein 7, with the protein MSGREGGKKKPLKQPKKQTKEMDEEDKAFKQKQKEEQKKLEELKAKAAGKGPLATGGIKKSGKK; encoded by the coding sequence ATGTCGGGCCGCGAAGGTGGCAAGAAAAAGCCCCTGAAACAGCCCAAGAAGCAGACCAAGGAGATGGATGAGGAGGATAAGGCTTTCAAGCAGAAACAGAAGGAGGAACAGAAGAAACTCGAGGAGCTGAAAGCGAAGGCCGCGGGGAAGGGACCCCTAGCCACAGGTGGAATTAAGAAATCTGGCAAAAAGTAA